GGTCATGAATTGGTTTTATACGCACGAGTCTGTTGGCTCATCGCTTGTCATAATTTTTAGCTCAGGAGTATTGGCCTTCTGTTTGAACTTTTCGATCTTCTATGTAATTCAATCTACAAATGCTGTCACTTTCAATGTTGCTGGGAATCTCAAGGTGAGGTAAAACAGGATGGATCAGAGATCCGTCAGGCTTTCTTGTCTATCTGCTCATTTATGATCATTTACGATTCCCTATTTTTATGGATTTACAGGTTGCAGTTGCTGTTATAGTTTCTTGGTTGGTATTTCATAATCCAATCCCAGCTCTGAATGCTGTGGGGTGTGCAGTGACACTCATTGGTTGCACATTCTATGGGTATGTGAGGCACAAGCTTTCCCAACAAACTCCAGGAACACCAAGAACACCCCGGACTCGGAATCAGATGGAGATGATTCCTCTTGTAAATGATAAATTAGATAAAGTTTAATTTAGAGGCATTTGAGGCAATGCTGCTAGTTGGTAGAAGGTTGAGAGGGGAAAAAAGCGACATTTTTTTGTCACGTAAGCTTGCATAGATCAGTTGATAGTGTAGTGCCTTTCATTTACCCAAAGCATATGTCAGCTTTGGAATTCTGGTCGATAAAGCTGCACATTCAGAGTTTCGGAGACTATTATCATGATACATCGAGAAACCTGCCATGCAACTCCAATGGTAAATTCAGAATCTTCAGACTCTTGGTATTTATCAAAACTGGGGGATGAGAATCTTAGCCATTGATTTTGGATGGTTGAACGGTAAGACCCAGTCAAGGTTTTTGAAACTTTTATTTGTGGGTATTCTTCTAGCATATTTTTGTATTTGCCTAGAATGGTTAAGAGACTGTTAGATCTTTATCTCAGCTATTTGGCAATCTGTACTCTGAAGTCAAATATTATAATAGTTGTGATTGTCTTGTGTGTGATCTGACTCATGGTtgatttgcaatttttttttcccgtaGTTTGGCTAGTGAATCCAATTCCCAGATTTGATTCAAGAATTGGACCTATGTTTGAACCCCATGGCATTGCTTTATAAGTTTGCGATCTGGCATTCGATAATGCTATTCTTGCAAATGATACTGTTCTCATACTGTTCTCTTTATATAGTGATAAAAATTCAGGTATATTCTGGTACGTTGTATGTATTATGTAGTTCCTACCATATGATTATGAAAAAGCAATCAGAAAACacaaggaggagaaaaaaagatttaagaattttttttttattgtttatatgTTTTCTTCATATACTTAGGGTGGATGAGAAATTTCGAGTTTGGGCTCATTAGTACCTTGACAAAGACCTAACTATCATTCACAGTTCTCAATCATCTTAAATATACAAATGTGAATTTCATGTCAAATGAACATGAACAGATCATGATTTGGGTTGATACTATTTTCGTCCTCTGtatgagatttcttttgaactAGGTACATGGACACCAGTATGTGTACTATTAATAGCACTAACACAATCCTAATATATACAAGAATCCTAATGAGTTAGACACTCTTATAGACTctaaaaaatcaaagtaaaataTCTGCTATGCTACCTTGAAATATGGCATGTACGCGAGGTTGTCAGTATCTCGGTTGAGATTTTGTTGAATGAATGGACCTTGATTATTTCTTTGTCCAGCTTTAGGAAAGCCATCAAAATTTTCCTAAAGTAGAGGCTTATAATTCCCTCGAGTGTTGGAATCTCTCTATTAAGTATATCTATTGGCAAACTTGTATCCAACTACACTTATAAACATCGCTATCTATTCATCTACTCTAATGTATCTTCTATCTTCAAAGAATCTACGTTGTTTCATAAGGTTGCATAGGTTGATCAATACGTCTTTtcatcctaaaaaaaaaaaagggatggtggggaagaatttttttttttctatattaaTATTCATCTAATTGATTAGTCCATATGAAAAAACAATATATCAATACTTGCCATTCTACTACAATACATCCATAGTCAAAAACTGTTTTGATTAAAATGTatagaatgaaataaaatataaactCTCCCAAGAATCTGTTAAACGTAATCATAGTATTGAATATAAGTATTATAATGATAGAATAAGAAGCAAGTGGtgaaaaaaaacctacaaatTGAATATCATCCAAGTGGAGTGTTCAttaaaagccaaaaatagtACAGTATCATCCATCACATCAGACCAATATAAGTAAATAAGTAATCAAAGAATATTACAGTTATCCAAGTAGGGAAAAAAAAGACACATCAACTTTAGTAGTCCATCAAGCATCTTCAGTCAAGCCTTGTCAATAACCATATCTTCTTGTCCAGGAGACAATGAAGCCTTTCTCACCAAATCATCAACTTCACTGACTTTAGATACTCATCAGGCCCCATGGCAAtgatggagtaatgggtcatcAGACCAGAGTTGAGGGGAAGACATAATGGATGAACCATTGAGTCTCTCCATCTTGACACATAAGATGTCAGCCAAAGCCTTGGAGGCCATTAAGAACTTTGAACACATAAGGTATTTGGGTCCTATCACACTTGCAGGCTTCAGCTGGGGGAGGGGGTCTAGTGGGTTTTCTATAATGTGGATAGTAAGGAACGATCAAACTATGTAtgggggtcgggcctacctacCTTCCCTTGCTTGTAAAGCTTCGATGGACGAGCTGGTTCATCTGGGAATAAGCTAACCCTTACCCATCTTGCCTCATGCCCTATCTCTGTTCTAGTGATGCCtttttttgtttagggtttaaaaGCGTCTTTATTCATTGCAAGTTGAGCTAAATGAAAAAAGAGATAGAAAGTAATGTAAAATCTTGCCTAACAAGGTCGAGGAGGAGAAAAAGTTGgtgggtttttttaaaaaaaaaagagaaaacaacaaGATAGAGAAAAAGTCCTATAAAAGGATGGGTtgagatcgtctacggcctgggCTTGAGAGGAAATCATGCTGCGCTCAACTCACAGACCGCCATGTGGATTCCATgccgatccaatggttggtagacgaCCTACTAGGCGGCTAggcattttttaattttgagtagcaattttgaattttgaattgagattgtctaccaaccattggattagCATGGAATGCACATGACGGCCTGAAAATTGAGCGCAATACGATGACTGCTCAACCCTAGGCCATAGACGAGCTCAATCCTAAAAAGATAAAAGTGTTTACCAAGTTCACAATGTGTCGAGAAATCGAAGCCATACTTTATGTGGAGTAACCCATTGTTGCAGTGCAATCATGATAAAAGTTGCATGGAACATGATAATGTAAAGAACAATACTTTGAGTGAATATGTTTTCCAATAAAAAAGATGAGCCAATAATCCAATTTTGTGCCTTGATAATCTCAGGCCCCATTTCGTGTCATACGGTAACGTTTCCCCAATCAGGTGAGAAATGTCTGAGTCATGGTTCACTTGTCTTACACCCACTTCATCTAATACACTAaaaatttttaatcaatttttcGTCTGAATGAAAAAGTGAaatcgacctaaaatgcattctaagaatgcatatcaaacgcAATCTAAAAACCACCTTCAAAACCGaagaatcgttatcacctccaagtCACTGCCTGCTCcaatcccctccaattcctcacatatataggagcagaaatgaccaccctacccccttgcccgaacacactgcccaaggtggggtagggtggtcatttttgctcctatgtgaggaattggagcgggcagcaaattggaggtgataaaaattcgatCACCCAGAATGAGTGGCAGTGAGAACCCTCAAGTCAGCATAAATTTGACTTTCCCATGACTTAACCTTGTGTCTTTGATGTGATGATGTTGCTTCCACTCTCACGGCCGCTAAcccattttccattttgttcatgATATGGGTATTAGTGGCTTCTTCTATTTATCATTTTAGAGACAACTCCATTTGTTTGTGGGAGGGGATAAGTTtaaattgggaaaaagatctctacttggtggtgttttctatgctCTCTCACAAGGCACCATGAAATGACACCTCTGTCGTCCtttgggtagatacccaggcgtgctccTCCATtagcccagacgcttgtgtagagaccacgcgatcaagtagagatctcttgcttaaattaaattatattGTACACACTACACAGggattattttgtaattttcctcCCATAGTATTTTTAATATATAACCATCAAATACCCTCTTGGTGTTGGAGTTGGAATTCCAACTTATTGCACATCTTAATGGATTTGAAAATCTTGAATCATAAACCATGGATCATATCTGAACCTAAATTAATGAACCAAAATAATCATGCAAGACTTTCTTTAAAACAGAATAATGTATTGAAGCACATATAGACATTATTGTTTTTGGTAGACTTTCTATATCATACCAGAAGAAGGCTCATCCCTTAATTCTACAgtttttttcttgctttgtttGTGCTCACCATAAAAGTAAGAAGTGAAACCCCAAAGACACAAGGCAAGGGAAATCCCCTTCTCAACTTTGAACTTTTCATGGTACAATACAACAGCTAAGAGCTCTGTCACTGGAAGTAGAGATGCAATTATAATTCCAGCAAGTAATGAAGAGCCATAGAAGATTACTCCTACTGCTCCCAAGAAGAAGCATTGCCAAACAATTGCATTAAATGCAAGTATGGTGAAATAAATTCCTTCCTTGAACTCAAATTCTCTTGCTTCTCTTGGAATAACCTACAAAATCCATCAGGTAGAAAACAACACAAATTAGTTAAAAAGGACATTGATATGAATAACCTACAAATCTATCTGATAGACTTTTTCTCTTGAAAGGCATGCATgaatccatttttttcttttcctttcttttagtCCAGGTTCTCTATCCGAATGGATCTCACCATCCATGGGATGTGGGATCCACCTCTGATGCACAAGATATGATGTCACCCCACACAAATCTCACTATCCATGGATAGTGaacccacacccccatggagggtgaGATCATGTGGGGTGCACCCCATGTGATACCTGTGTACATAAAGTTCTTAGTGTGGGGTAGCAACCCATAAAGTTCTTAGTGTGAGTCCCGTGCACCAGAGTTACGTGGTTCCTAGACCCCATGGAAGGTGAGATGCATGTGGAGTGGTAACCACTAAGAACTTTATGGGTTGCACACTATGATACCAGAAAATTAtgtcctccagttccctgcctaGCCCAGTTCCTCAATCCCTTTAATAAagaggggtggaccccactcggatagagtgttcgggcaggggtaggatggtcattgcaccccctttattagagggacttgggaaCTGGGCCAGGCAGGGAACTGGCACCCCCCCACCCGAACAGAGTGTTCGGGTAGGGTTAGGGTGGATATTGCGTCCCTCCTTTATTAGAGGGACTGGGGAACCGAAAAAGATCCTGTGCATCCGGGCAGCCGgactgcatgtgcagcgccagacTCAAGGCGCTGCAcgttgaccgccttacccctgctcaagCAAGGCacttgggtaggggtaaggcggtcaaagtgCGCCACCTTGAGTCTGacactgcacatgcagcccggatGCACAGGAGCCAGGTCCCTGAGGAACTAGGCTAGGcaaggaactggaggggataaagatccagtGATACCTGGACTGTATAGATTAAGCTTCACATATAATATCAGAAGTTacccttaaaaataaaaatgtagagatgagagagagagagagaccttaaAGTCATTGTTGAGTATCATCCCTACGGTGCAGAAAGCAGTTGCAAAGATAGACATAACCATCTGCATCTCCATCACTAAAGAGTATGTAATGGTCTGTTTGGCTCTCTTATAAGTTAATTCAATCAAAGGTAGCACAAAACCATATAATAAAGAAGCTGCAACCATcataaaaaaccccaaataatATTGATTGTTTGTTTCATTAGCTCTACGATCACCTCCTGCATGTACTCCAAGTACTACAGCTCCAATTATTAATAGAACAACAGAATTTATTGAATAAGCTGTCAACTTTTGCTTAACCAAAATGaatgagaagagagaagtgaagGCTATTTGAGTTGAATATATAAGAGCTGAGGTTGAAACAGGTAAACGTGAGATACCATAAGCATAGAAGTAATCAACCAAACCAGTTAGGAGACCTAGAAAGCTGCAAGCAGCAAATAGACCTGATTTCATAAAGAAAAACTTCACATGTCCATCATCTCCATCTCCTTTACCGCCGccgcggcggcggcggcggcggcggcgatACAAGTATGAGATCAATATAGGTACTAACATGGCCGGCCAACCACTTGTTTCTAACCAACTTGATAACCAAATTCTTTTTCCACCATGAAGGTAGTAAAGCCTCATTAACAGAGGACCCCCTGCTTCACCAAGTATCAATAGAGTGATATTTAGAAAAAGGAGTGATCTCTTCAAGGTTTTGCTCATCATCATGCTTGATTCTTTGTTATGGTGGACATGCATGCATTGCCCAACCTGCTCTGAATCATTTTCTTCCATATCCCCTCTTTCTTTCTAGAAATTAAACAGGGTAAGTAATAATAATGTTGTGTGGAATGAgtggttttatatatatatatatatgtgttatTGAAAGGTAGGTCTAATACAACTATctttctttatcaaaaaaaaaaaaaaaaaaaaaccaatctttttttgggtgaataagcaATATATTCAACAAAGCGTAACTAACAAGGGGCCCTTTACAAGAGAAGCCGgggaaagcaaaagaaaaggaacaacataaccaaaaaagaaaaatgagaaagcTATAGAATCAAGATAAATCTTCTCAGTCAGACAACCAACATGATTCACAAGTCTAGTACATAAGCCCCAAGAAACGTCCAAGAATCTGTTGTGGGGGAAATAGAATTATCTTATTTGGTATCTGTTGAGATGTTAGGAGTTATATAGAGGTATAGTATCACATCAATTAAGTTTGGCCCTTAGTGAGGAATCGTTATTCTCTCCTGTAACTGCatggtgcagtactgcatcgtgcggtgcagcagagACCATGTGGCATAGCAGGCCctacatggtgcacatggcagCTACCGCACGATGCAATACTACACCGTGCAAGAACTGCATAAGATAAAAATTTCCTTAGTGAGTGTTTTATATATTTGAGGAGTTGTCTCCACTTAATGCCTTAAGGTTTTGAGTTAGACCCTTCAACATGGTTTCAAAGCTACACGCAAGGAGCTATCTCTACATAATGCCGTGAAGGTTTGTAGAGATAAAACTAGATAAACCCTGAAACCAATGGAAGCAACTTATTCCCAAATAATTTGGATGTCACACCTTTTTAACCCGCATAAGCCATTGAAGTAGGCTTCTTGAAGCTGTCCCTAAAAACTCTAACATAATTATCTATACAAGGTTGTTGATATGGTAAACCATGTAAATAATCAAAACGTCACCAATAATGGTTCTTCGTATAAGAATCATTCTAAAATGAAACCTGAACCCTCTACCCACGTGGCGGGGTGCCACTTCGCTTGGTATAAGACCAATGAAACGGAATCTCCACCCATTTACGACCCTTCTAATCCTTGTGTTAGATGGGATGGAGATTCCACTTCATTAACCTTCATCATTGTGGGGTGGGGTGCCACCCCACATGAGTGAAGTGGAGAATCCGAACTCTCCAAAATGTATCTACTGGCCAAATTAGGGCACTATTTTTCAAAGTTGAaacaattattatttttttattatctccattcaaaatttaaacaatTAATGTTAGTGGTTTTCCActattataaaaagaaaagaagaaagtaattATTGTTGCcgtatttatttttgttaaaaaaaaaaaagagatattgTTAGTGGGGGGATAAAGTAGAATTTGTGCGGGTGAAGTGGGTCCAATGAAACATAGAATATGGAAAGTGGAGTGAAAAAGAAAACACGTGGAATATAATAAAGCTGCAAACAAGTAGTCCCGTTTGGTCTTCCTATCTTAAATGGAACAAGCACTTACCAGCCATGTAGTATCTTTTGTTTGTAACCAAAGAAAATAATTCATTagaaatcaaaagtaaaataaattcTTATCAATTCAATTACAGACAAAAACACAATACCCATCAACCAAACAGGGGGAAATGGGAAATGAGTCATCAACTACTACTACACAAAatcactaaaaaaaaacaattcaaaagCAAAATCTTTATCCTAATCATGAACCAATCTCACCATactatttcaataaataaatagaaatagaaagaaaagatagCATTTAAAAGTCTAATTATCATACGTCATCAAATTCCAAATCCTTCTATCAATATCATGGAAGAGTGCACAATATTGGTTGGAGTATCATAGGCATGCATGAATATACTGTTGGGTATTTTGACATTTGATGCGTGTTCATCCAAcgcaatttaatttgattaaataaaTTACTTATGATTTCTGAGTTAATGCTTGTGATTATAATTCATCTTGTGTGCAATAGCCTAAAAATATCATTTATTAGTTCATAATCATTGACAGATTTAGGCACTCTGTTCTAGGGTTGCCGCATTCTATATTTTCCCAACAGAGATTGGTATGGAAATGTAGATATGGGCACTTATGTGTGTTGAACGTTAATCTATAGAGATTCCTAAATGGTGCACCCCTAGTTGTGTTTGGCAATAGAATCTCCGgtagttggttttttttttccgtacCTAAAAGGCACTTACTATTGCTATTATACATTGTGCATCTATGATGTGCCAATGATAGATGCCTATTGACAAGACTGGCTACATATCGATACGCTTAGTGTGCAGAGTATGAATGTGAATGAGGTGACGCTCAATATGGTTTTCACTGTCCTTTTAGGGAGAACATCCAAGTATGAGTTGTTTGATTGTGACTGATCGACATCCGAGGTTCGGTACTTGTTTTGTGAAAAGTTTacaaaaagattttattttactaattaggacaaagttttcctccacccatagaggatggttcaaccacctggttcacccaccatcccagggttcacaaacccctcctagggtttaggtaagttctaaaataccctcttgatacccCATTCTCACCCTCTCCCTCCCctcagtgaatgggatcccatcattgtggatggagggaaactcggtcctattaattattaaataacattttttttttaaatgttttcgAACCTTTTTTGGTTCAGTCACTGGTCATGACAATCCTGTATTAATGTACAatagattagggtttatgaagGTAAGTTAAAACCATGACTACAAGGTCCATTGTGGATGTTAGTTGTGTGGGGGAGGGGAAAAAACATAATGAAAGTTTCTACTATTTGGGGTTTTAAGGTTACATTATTGTAGGATTGTCTTTTTGTAGGGTTAAAATAATTTAATGACTACCCTTTAGGACCACGTCACTTGGGATGATGTGTACCGTTTAAAGACTAAGGCTAAACCCTAATTACACAATAGAAAACATACATTGATTTTGttcaaaagaaggaaaagagagtcTCTTCATTTTCAACCTTTGGTTACGAACATTGGAGAAAGTACAATTGTGAGTTCTAGGTAACCTACTCTTATAGTTATTGACTTTGTTCATCGTGTTCATCGAGTTCCTTTGTTGTATTTTATACCTAGCACCATTAATGGCTACTTGCTTCCACTCCGCCATCAATTAGTATTAGAACCATAGTTCATCGACGAACACAATGATTAATAACATGTTTCGCCAAAGGTTTATGGGTGGTGGCTATGGTAGCTATTATTTTTAGAGTTTGCATCTGGACTGGTTGTAATATAGATTtgatctctctcattctcttcttctttttcttcttaattttcttttgaaaaaggaTTACAACAAACCACTTGGCCTGTGGTttttgaagagaagaaaaaggggagcaATTCTGATATCTATAAGTAAACATTTATTCAGCCTTCAAATATTATtcctctttaccaaaaaaaaaaagaaaagcattaTTCCAAATATTTCAAGTCAAAGTACATCAAGTGCAAGTGACATTAGTTCCTCCCATGAGGTGAAGGGTGCAATTCTTTGGAGCCACGCAGCAGTTGCATTTTGGAGTGAGCTTTTCTTCACCAGAAGACTTGCAAGTCATATAATCCACATCTAAGCAATATTGTGGACACGCCTTAACAACCATGCTTCTATGAGTCTCTCCCATGATAACAATGCTTGCTTAAGAAAATTAAGGGAAGATAagtaaaattaaatcaaaactaTAATGAAAACTTTTATTATCATTACCAAATATTTAACTCTGGTTATTAAATTTAACCATATTTTATAACCAAATTCTTTGGATTTAAGAAGGAAAATACatatttcatttaaaaattttgacTATCATATTAAGTAAGAGTTTAAGCTAGTTACAAAATCGTGATCAAATAAATTTGTATTTgcttaaagggaaaaagatctctatttggtggtgtttcctgCGCCCTCTCACGGGACAccatgagatgacgcctctgtcCCCTGTATAGATACCTagacgtgctcacccattgacccAAAAACTTGTTTAGAGACCATGCGATCAAGTACCCATTGGCCCATCTTTAAATTTATTCTAATTCTCTATCCTGTCCTTTACTTGAAGCCATGGAGCCTACAAGAAAGTTATTCCACTATAATGGAATTTAGATGCATTTCTTAAGTATTTAACTAAGAGTGCAAATGGATCTGGAACTAGGTTTTCAGTTTGAAGTTCAGTTCTGTTCCAAAGAGTGTTGGTGTGATTCGGAACCAGATCAAGGGGTTTGGTTATGCAAATCGATTCTCGTACCGATGTTCAGTTTTGGGTCGGTTCCCATTCCTATTCAATTCCGAAATGCAGTTCTTGTACTCagtttatattataatataatagtattataaaatctaatactaatattagtattataatgtattaatatactataatatattagtagTATGCTATATTAATATAGGGAagttgttctctatgccgcagcgtaGGCTGTGCCTAGGCACATAGGGGTGGGCACaaggacctttatcccctgagctTTGCTGACCGGTacggttgtgcggttcctctcatagggggggctgaaatgaccattccaccccttgaccgaacacactgcccgggtggggtccatccccctTTTATTAAAGGCACTCAGGATCCATACCAAACAGGGGAatcgcaggtgataaaaattcgtgggcgcaatgaccaccctgcccccctacaCAGGTTACCCATGTGCCTGGATGCAGCCTGCGCtatggcatagagaacattctcccattaaTATAttatggcaaaagttttcatattCGGCCATTATGTGCACGACTGGTATTAAATGCAGTTAGATTGGCATAAATATCCATCGGAAATGACATAAACACCCCTCCCCCCAATTTGATGGAAAAATCTATTGTGAACCAGAAGTCCATTCTAGGTTTGGGCTGGCCAAGATTGTGCACTCGGTCCATTTAAATCTTACAACAGAGACCACTGGAAGATAGCAGCTATGCCTATGGATGCACTGAAACATAATCTTCAAATGAGATTATGACAATGAACTATGATCGTAAGATGGGCATGTGGGACCCTACTCATTCTTCGATAGAAATGCATAACTGCCAACCCTTTGATTGGAATCCAAGGGGGGTGGGAAGGGAAGGCTAGGATCAACGATACATGCACGTAGGAATCAGCCCATAACAACCCATTGTAAAGTAAAGATTTTCCACCATATATGTAGGGAATCGGCTCGTCTACGGTCTGGGGTTGAATGGCCAATGTGTTCAGCTCAACTCATAGGCCATCACATGGATTTTATgtcgatccaatggttggtagacgaGCTcaattaaaaattcaaaattgtctcttaaaattccaaaagatgTCAGGCCACCAAGGAACTCGTCTACCAACCATTAGATTGACATGAAATCCACGTGATGGACTGTGACTTGAGCGGAGCACGATGGCTGCTCAACTAtttatagagaagaagaagaagaagaaacctaaAGAAATCTTCGAATGGTAAGAGATAGCCCTCAAGAAGGTTTTATAAATGTAAGGCTGTGTAGTAGACTTGAATGAATGATTATGCCCATGAATCCCAACTAGGGCGGCTTGACTGAACCTCATGCAGTCAAAGTCACTTAAGATTCTCTTTGGTGGTGGAAAGTGGAAACCGAGATTAATTCGCATTCCAAAATATTAGACCAAACGCAgtcttaggctgtgtttgaaatgcattctaggtcgattttgcatttttgaacaataaaaacaactatttttatcatccaagaatgagAAATTGAATTATATTGTATACCAAACGCTGCCTTAATCTTCCATCCATGATCTTTATGGGTTCTGGGTATTAGACCCCTGAAGAACCCAATTCTAATCCAATTATACTTGTAAGCTTATTTCCTAGGTGGGAAATGGAAAATAAGTCTTTCCAGCCAAACAGATGAATTAACACTCCATataaagatttatggaatttttagatttgagaaaaatcctaatattagaaagttgaaaattgcacctatcgttGAAagtccaatttttgttcttgaactggtgGATtgactttgtttctttttgaaatttgattttttaactatttttattggattcaaataggaggtattttattatttatgaataatatcttaagtaaatacaaaaacatttacttaaatgatattagacataattAAGTATTTGTC
The nucleotide sequence above comes from Telopea speciosissima isolate NSW1024214 ecotype Mountain lineage chromosome 3, Tspe_v1, whole genome shotgun sequence. Encoded proteins:
- the LOC122655673 gene encoding purine permease 1-like → MHVHHNKESSMMMSKTLKRSLLFLNITLLILGEAGGPLLMRLYYLHGGKRIWLSSWLETSGWPAMLVPILISYLYRRRRRRRRGGGKGDGDDGHVKFFFMKSGLFAACSFLGLLTGLVDYFYAYGISRLPVSTSALIYSTQIAFTSLFSFILVKQKLTAYSINSVVLLIIGAVVLGVHAGGDRRANETNNQYYLGFFMMVAASLLYGFVLPLIELTYKRAKQTITYSLVMEMQMVMSIFATAFCTVGMILNNDFKVIPREAREFEFKEGIYFTILAFNAIVWQCFFLGAVGVIFYGSSLLAGIIIASLLPVTELLAVVLYHEKFKVEKGISLALCLWGFTSYFYGEHKQSKKKTVELRDEPSSGMI